The DNA segment ATTTACAAAAATCTCCATGAGATAAACATATTTCCTCTCCAATCCATTACGTAGTAAGTTATATGCATTGGTTTTCTCATGTTAAAACAGTGCTGATGGATTTAAGAATAAACCCGTGGTCACGGCTTCTTGGTTGGGTACGTGggatgaggaaaaagaaatgacagggcTGGATGCTGGAGGTGGACGGGGGAGTGGAGCGAAGGAAGCTGGAGGGAACACGGGTCCCTGAGTGGACGGGGCTGCTGGCTGCTTGCAGAGGAGACGGCCGAACAGGCGACCGGATGACGGGGACGGCGAAGGATGGTGAGAAGGGAGGACACACCACGGCTTGCTGGAGGCACGCGGCACACAGGGAAAGGGACGCTGGGACAGGGGCTGGATGGGAGGGGAAGGCCGACGGACGCGCCAGCGCCCGCCAGAAGGGCAGGACCAGTCCGCAGACGAGCATGAGAGGGTGGGTGCCGAATGCACGCGGAGTGGGACGTAGACGGACAGGTAAAGGTACGCCAGGTGGAGAGCTACACAAAAGTACGTTGCGTGATGAACAGGTACACCAGAGGCTCAAGGAATGGATGCTGGACGGGCGGGACTGGCGGGTAGACGCGTTTATGAAGACGTGCTGGGCAAGGtggacaggtggatggatgggtatgGAAATACATGTCTGAAGGCAGGACAGGGAGACAGGCGGGTTTTGAGCCAAGTGCTGAATTGCTGGGACAGGCAGATACGGGAGTGCTGGGCTGGTCGGGAAAGTACGTTTCTGGGCATTGACGGGGCATCGACGGGACTCGACgggggggatggggagatggaTACGGGAAGGCATGGTggtggagtggggtgggcagATACACGGAAAAGAGGGAGGTGACCGGGTAGATGACAGTTCAGACGACGGCAGGGCAGGTCGCTGGATTCACGACCTTGATCAGGCAGCGTTTATTCAGTGCCTGCTCTGTGCTGTTGCTGTTCTAGGCCCCGAGTGTTTGTCAGGGAACAAAACTCAgtcccctgtcctcatggagcttacatttagGGAGAGGACACAGGACACGAACACGATAAATAAGTAAACTATATACGAGGTGATAAATGTGTTAGAAAGAggactggagggagttcccgtcgtggctcagcaggttaagaacccaactagcatccatgaggatgcaggttcgatccctggcctcgctccgtagataaggatccggcattgatacgcgttgtggtgcaggtcgcagatgtggctgggaccccatacggctgtggctgtggtgtaggccggcagctccagctcggatcggacccctaacctgggaacctccacacgctgcaggtgcagccctaaaaagtaaaaaaaaaaaaaaaaagaagaaagaaaggaaggcaggaagggagggagaggaactgGAGAGGACCAGGGGCAGCGGGCACGAGGGAGGTGGGTGCCCAGAAAAGAACTGGTGGCATGGGGACATTTGAGCAAAGCCCACGTGCTCATGTGTGGGGAAGTAGGTCTCAGAGCACAAAGCTCTGCGGTGGGACGTGTCTGTGCTCTGAGGAACAACCAGAGgctcggggggagggggagcgggggcgggggggggggggggaacgacACTGAAGGGCCAGGAGGGGAAGAGCACTGAGGTCAGAGAGGAAACGGTCAGGGAGCAGATTGCGTGGGGCTGAGGCAGCGCcttttagcagaaaaaaaaggcaggttcTGGCATATTGTGAGCTGGTAATTCTGCATTCTGTGCAAAGAAGAGCTTGAAGGGGCAGAGGCTGGACAAAGGCAGAGAAGAGTCCAGTGAGTGACCACAGCGGGCTGCCCCGGGGCAGGAGCAGCGGAGGTGGGAAAAGCTGACCTTCTTCTGGGTCTCTTCTCAAGATTCAGAGCCAGCAGGGTTTGCTGGGGTCAGAGGATGTGGAAGTCGATATTTTCAAAAGCGAGAATGGAAGCTGAGATGATTTCCAGGCTTTTTGGTTTCATCTACTGAAATAAGGAAGTTGAAATAAGCGGAAGACCTCGGGAGGCGCGTACCTGTGCCTCCTTCAGTAGTTTGATTTCTAACGtgttaagaaataaaacttcacaTCTGGTTAAGAAATCAACCAAACATTAAGCTAGAGAGGCTTCAGACACGCAGCTGGACATATTGAGGAGGTGTGTTTTACGTGGGTCTAGAGGCCAAGGGCGAGGTCTAGGGAGAGCTATAAACTGGAGAGGCAGCAGGATGGAGGCCCCACTGAGAGGCAGGAGACCAGATAAAGGCACCAAGGGGTGAGGGCAGATGGAGACGAGGACAAGGCCACCCCGGCATTCAAAGACCTGGGAAGAAAGGGGCAACCGGGAAAGGAGGCTGAGAAGAGCAGCACAAAAGGACAAGGATGGAGCTCCCCCATGGCGGGAAGAGACGGAGAGACGGATGGAtaatggatgggtgggtgggtgggtgggtggatggatacaGGGATGGATAGAGGcgtggatggatgcatggatgtgAGGACAAgtgaatgggtgaatggatggatgaaaggaGTCAGTGGGCAGTTATGTACATACAAAGAACAGTGTCCTTCTCCTAATCTCTTCCTCCTGACCGTCCTGTCACCGACTCCAAACTGAGCGGCTGCCATGTCCTCCTGacacctgctccccctcccctgccgccATCCCCATCCGGGTTCAAGCCACACACCCTCTCGCCTAGACCACCACACCCGACCCTCGCTCCTCTctgcctctgggcctcagtcaaTGTCCTTTTCGCCATCTGGACTTCCTGGCCCTCACCCCCCGCATCAGGCCCAGGGGAAATGCTGCCCCTGGAGGTGTCCGGGCCTGACCCCAAGCCCACCCCAAACCTAGAGTGAGGTGTTCCTCTTGCTACGTGTCCTTGGTCCATCCACTCATCCTTCCAACATCCTCTGACCGCTACCTTGGTCAGCGTGGCCTTGGGTCTGGTGGGCTGGCGGctgtgatggggtgggggggggggtctctgatGGGAGGGGCCTGGTGGAGACTCTGGCAGGAAGGAGGCCAGGCCTCACGAAGGCCTCAGGCTGAGGGCCCCGGGGCAGCCTGGCGTGCTCACGGGATGTCATGGGGGACGTTTGGTGAGGCTAGGAGAGGGCTGAAAGTGGGTCATGCAGGCCCTCGAAGGCCAAGGTGAGGAGGCTGGACTTCTCCAGGTCAAGACTgggcagctggggtcactgtgaGCAGCTGTGCAGACTGCACGGACAGAGAACTGGCCTTCTGTGTCTGCGCCTCCCTGGACACCAGGCCGCGCAGGCCCGGCCTGCACTGAACTGAATGGGCCGTGGGGACAGAGCGCGTGGAGGGACCTATGGGGACAGGTGGGGACACGGCACTCCCCTGAGTCTTCTGTTTTGCTGTGTTTTGTGCATGGATAGGGGAACAGGCTCAGTGAATTGAGGTGGCTCAGGGCTCTTCAGGGACCACGCGGGGCTTTAGCCAAGGCCTCCTGACCCCAAGGCCGTCAGGTGCCCTTGGAAGTGCCCATGACTGGCTGCAAACGATGTAGGTGCAgctggatggacagatggacgaATTCCCAGGCGCGGGAGTCCGTGCCAGCCAGTTCTGCCCGCCCCCCTtgctggggacagaggcagcTCACCTGACGCACCGCTCCCAGGTAAGCCCAAGCCTCTCTGCTCTCACTAACCCCCAGCAAGGATGCGGGGGCGCAGCCCAGGCTCGAGGCCCAGCGAGGCCCCTGGGCCTCTCAGAGGCACCGgcttccacccccacctcagcaCGAACGCTGCCCCAttccgaatctgtgacctacctacaacCCACAGCAGATGGCCCTGCCCTGTGCCAGCCGGCCACCCCCAAGAGCCCGCACAGCCCGACCCATGTCCACAGGCTACTGGCGGGGCCTGGCAAGAGGGCACGGGGAGTCAGGGCCCCGCCAGCTGCCCGGGCCACTGGGCCCTCTGCTTGGCACTGGCCGGGGAGCCAGAGGCTTGACCCCCAGTTCCCAGGGCCTCTGCCTCTGTGGCCTCGGCagcacacacaaacatgcacacacccacacgTGCAGTCACATGCACACAACACTCCTATACACATAACACACGCGTGCAcacccacacacgcacacacagttACAATGGACTCTCACACCTACACAactcctgcacacacacacttacgCATGCATGCTCACACCTACATGCAGACACACGCTTGTGCACACACAGATGCAACACACTCATGCACACGTGCCCATACTCACACAGTGCTGtgtggcagagcccagggctgggtaCACGGGCCTGAAGAGGAAGGCGTGAAGGGCAGTGGGTGACAGTGGCGCTGACCAGGAGGAAGATGGGAAGGCCAGGTGGTCAGTGTGTGTGACGCCGGGGCAGCCGGGGCTCAAAGATGCACTGTGGCCGCGCTGTCCCAACGGCCCGTCCCCCAGCCTCtcaggcccagcccccaccccgccgGGCAGCTGCAGTCAGGAAAATGCGCTGCCCTTGGCCACTCAGACTGGGCTCAGGAGAAGTAACAACCTGGGGGATGTGAGCCAAGCCCTTCTGGTGGCCGAAGGTGGGGAGTCGCCCCTCTACCCCCTTCCTGATGCTTTAGCTCTTCTGTCCTCACACATCGCACGGCCCTCCTGCCCCATGTGAGACTGGACCACCGCCCCCTCCCACCATCTGGGTCCACTTATCTCCACTGCGCCTGGGGGACGTGGTCCTGTCTGCCTGGCCCTCTGCTCTGCTGCTGGCCAGCTCCTGCCACGGCAGCAAGGGGCTTCTGAAAGTTGTAAGCACTCAGGGCACAGAGTCAGGGCGTCTGGGACatgctcctgcccctgcccccccccccccccccccccgcagggcAGACCTTCTAGAAACTGCACATGAGGGGAGAGGCAGAGCAGGGGCTGGTGGTTAGCACCGCTGTCTGTCTGTCATCTGTCGCAGCCTCCCTTTGAGTGCCTGCCTGGCCTCAGGtccctgccaggggctgggacaaGAAGGCCTCCAGCAATGACGTCAACGGGGGAAGGGTTCCGGGGCCTCCTCTCCTCCGTGCTGTCTCCATCCCGCGTGCCCAGGGTAGCTTCACCCAGGTCTGACCCCCACATCCCCCGCCCACCGGGACAGGACATTGAGTCCTGGTCCCCACCCCAAGGACCAAGCTGGCCGTGCAGAGACGCTGGCCCTGAGGTCCCCCAAGCCCTGCCAAGACCCCCTCCCTGCAAGGCTCCCCGGCTCAGGACGGGGATGGACGGGCGCTTCTGGCCGGCCCCCAGCTGGGCGACACCCCTGTCTCGCTGGGTCCCCCACCCTTCTATCcctcagccccgcccccgcccctgctgcAGCCCTGGGCGCCTCGGTGCCGcagcccccgccctccccccggcccccgcTCACTTTGAGGGAGTAGGCCAGGGCGATGAAGCCCAGGCAGCAGAAGTTGAGGTAGACGAAGTTGAAGATGGACCACAGGTAGTAGTCGTTCACCTCCGTGGTGTCCGGGTACACCTCAATGACCGTCGCGGGGTTGGTCATGGTCTTCTTCTCCGCCAGGTGCTTGCAGGCCTGGGGGGCGCCCGCGGCCCGCACGCTGTCCGCCTTGCTGCTCTTGGACTCCATGGGGAACAGGGTGGGTGCCATGGGCGGCGAGGCCGACGGCTCGGGGGCGGGGGCCGCTGGAGCCTGCAGGGCGGGGGGCTTGGACACGCACGCGAAACAGCCCTTGGGCGAACCTGCCGGGGGCCTGGGGATCCAGAAGGCCCCGTCCAGGGGGACCCGGGCTTCCTGGGTGCTGTCCGTGGTGCTGGCCGGGCTCCCAGCGGGGCTGGGTACTGGCCGGGGCCCTGGGCctgcagggagggggagaggaagaatgAGCCCGGTCCTACCCACGCTCTGGGCCATCCTGGCCCCTAAAgcacgtccccccacccccacccccgcggcCACATCAACAGCCCCAAAGGACGCGGGAGTCCCTGCGGAGGGAGCCAGCTGCcggcctgcctcccccacccgccccagCCACTGCTGATGCCAAAGCCCTCGCAGCAGCCTTGGCAGGGACTTCGGGGGCTTTTCGTCACTTTGCCATCTGCGCACAAACATTCACCCACTGACACACAACAGCAACACCCCCACACTCCCCACAGCTCCCCGACTGGCAGGCTTTTGCGGTAAACAGAGCAACCAGCGCCCCAGACAGCCCCGCGCTCACAGGGCACGCAGACCCACAATGACACGGCCTCAGTCACTGGCACAAGGAGCAGAGCTCTCCGTGGCACCTGCACGCTGGCGCCCGCTGACACATCGGGCACAATCGCCAGCGCCGCCGCAGGGCCCTCCAGACCCCGGCACACACCGAGCGCTCGGAGACGCCGCCAGGTAAACGGCCTCGCACTGTGACACTCACACAACAGGGGCAGAGGCTCCGACACAGCCGCCAGACGAGGCACCCGGCAGCCGCCGGGGCTCCGACCGCGCGCGCATCGCCCCGCCCCCAAGCCGGCCCAAGGTGCCGCCGCCGGGACCCCAAGCGCGCGCGCGCTCGCCGGGAGCCACCCGCCCCTGGCCGGGAGCCGACGCACGGGGACCCTCCGCGAAAGGAACACTCCCCCACCGCGGCGCCGAGCctcccgcgccccccgccccgctctGCCGCAGCCGCCGGGTCGGCGCGCCCTCACCTACTGGCGACTCCTCGGCCCGCGGGCCCGACCCTGCGCCGCGCCGCGCGCGTCCTTTCGCCGTCCCGCGGGTCGCTGGCTGTCCCGCCGCTCGGCGTCCCGGCGGCTCGACCGCGGCGTGGGGAGCGcgcggggcggcgggcggggaggggcgcGGGGCGGGCGGTGCTGCTCCTCCGCTGCCTGCGCTCCCTCCGCAGCGCCAGGCCGGCCGCCCGCTGCAGCCCAAGCCTGACTCacggcgacggcggcggcggcggccggcgcagccacctcccctcctcctcccgcccGCTGGGTGGGGGCCGCCGGCGCCGGCTGGAGCCCCCCGGAGGCAGAGCCGGCCAGGGATGGGCTCCCCTCCAGCGCCCGACCCCCTGCAGGTGCCGCGCCCCGCGCGTCTCCCCGTCCCCTCCCTGCCGCTGAGCCCCCCGAGGCCCCTCCGagccctcccctctgcctgcccagGGGAGGCCCCCTCCTCCCGCGCTCTCCCTccgctccccccccaccccggctcccAGGACGGTGTCAGACAGAGCCCCTTCCCCCCGGGGCGGCGCCTTCTCCGCCTGTTGCGTCTCCGGCTCCGCGGTCCGCGCCACggtccccgcccctccccaagTCCCAGCCTCAGTGGGCGTCCGAGCCTCACCAAGCCCCTCTGCCCACGGAGCCCAGGTGCCTCCGGCCTGTCCTCCGCTACCGGGCGGGTCCTCAGGCTCAGCGCAGCCCTACCTGCCCCCGCAGCCCCGCCCCTAACCAAGCCCCCTCCGGGGCCCTTaaccgttctttttttttttattactcaatgaattgtgTTACATTGACAGcggtcatcacaacccagttttatcgcatgtccatcccaaaccgtccgtgcatccccccagcccccaagctgtctcctttggaaaccctaagtttttcaaagtctgtgagtcggtatctgtcctgcaaagaagtccaCTCTGTTCTTTtgttgagattccacatgtaagtgagagcatttgatgttggcctctcactgtctgacttcacttagcatgataatttctaggcccatccacgttgctgctgttatttctttccttttaacgggtgagcaatattccattgtgtatatggaccacattttttttttgccttttctagggctgctcccgcggcatatggggggggggggttcccaggccaggggtctcatcggagctgtagctgctgacctttgccacagccacagcaacgtgggatccgagctgcatctgagacctacaccgcagctcacggaaacgctggatccctaacccactgagcaagagcagggatcgaacccgcagcctcatggttcctagtcggatttgttaacgactgagcgacgacgggaactcctggaccatatctttatccacgcctctgtccgtggacatttaggttgtttgcatgtcttggctgttgtagaCAGCGCTGCAGTGAGCATTGGAGGACATGTGTCTTTTCGTGGCTTTCTCTGGGTAggtgcccaggtgtgggattctTAATCCTTCTTGAGTCTctggccctcccagcccccaggacccCAGCTGCAGTTCCTCCTTGAGCCAGGTGCACCTCACCCAGGCCCCACCCAAGCATCAGGCCCTAGGTCTGACCTTGACCAagaccccagcccccaggccaccCTCACAGCCCCATCCTCCCGAATCTACCAGGTCCAGGTCCAGGCGATCCCTCAGCCTCAGGGGCCCCTACTCTGCCCCATCCTGACCGAGACTGCTCCCCTTGGAGTACGTGCCCCCACCTGTCCCCAAATCTGACTCACAAGCACCCAGCGCAGAGCCCCTGAGCCCCACCCTCGGGAACGTGGCTGTGTCGCAAAGTCCCCCCCGTCTCAGAGACCATGACCTACCTGTTGCAACCCTCGGCCCCTGGGGCCAGTGTCCCTCTCCAAGCCCCTAATGACACTTGCCTCCTTGGAGCTCAGGTCACTCACCTGCCATGCCTCTCTGCAAAGCCAGCCCATGCCGCGATGCTCTGTCCCCCAGGTCCCTTCCCCTCTGGCCTTGGCCCCCAGCCTCGTCTACCCTATCACGCTTCCATTCTGGCTGGCACTTGCCCTGGCTGCAAAAGTCCCCCCATACCCTCCGTGCGAGAAACCCCAGCCCCCTCTGCCAACCGAGCCCCCACCTCACCGTGCAGGAGCCCCTCTGAGCTGCATCCTTTGCAGCAGCCTGTGGCCCCCGCGGAACCCAGACCCTCCCGATCtgccctgccccaaagctgcCCTTCTGTACAGCAGCTTTTCCCTTCCTGCCGCcgcccccacttcctcccctgaaGCCCGGCTCTGCTCTGACCCACTCCCTGCTCCCCGCCGCCCTCTCCTTCTCAGGACCTCCTCCTCGGAGCGGGCTCGGTCCTCTGAATCCCTTCTCTTCCTGAACCTCTGTGCACTCTGAGCCTGAGCCCTTCTCCGCACCCTTATCCGTGGATGggccccaccccctctccaggcaccccccccccagcccccagccctccgcCTGGGGAACAGCTTCATTCAGGGCTGGGCAGCAACCCACAAGACGGAGCTGGCTTTAAGGATGTTGAGAAAAACTCCTCCAGTGGGAGGGGTTCCCAAGCACAAGCCCCGCCCCTTCCTGACCACGCCCTCAGCAGGCCCCGCCCAGGGCCCACAGGCCTGAGGATGGGTGGGCACTGCGGGGACCAGGGTTCAGGTCTCTCTCACCCACACCCCTCTGCCCCGTCCCaagggcctggcctgggggcaCCCGGACTGGACCGATCTCGGCCGAGCCTGACCTGAGAGGCCTCGCAGGCTGCACGTGGCCTGCGTGTGTCTGACCTGGTCTCTCGTGGGCCAGGCACTGCCCCACCAGCCACGGGCTCTGCCCAGGGCTGCGCTGGACAGGCAGGCTGCAAATGGTTGGTCTACATGGGTCCAGCTGGTCTCGGGCAGAGGGTGCCTGGCCCACAGGGGCCTGCTCCAGGCTgcctctcccccagcctcagcAGGGAGGTGCACTGTCATGCGCTGTCTCCAGCTGAGCGGGTAAGGGAAGGGGCTCCTCCGAGCGCGCTCAGCCACGGGTTAGGAGCCAGGGTTAGGAGCAGCCGGACGCCAGGCCCTGCGCTGGGCTACTCGTCATACCCATCAGGCCCACCGCAAGGCGTGCCCTGCTGCTGCCCACCTTCCAAAGACAGCGACTGCAGGTGCAGGGTCAGGTGCAGAAGCTGGTCAGACTCCAGGCCCGGAGACGCCCAGCCCACGGGTCAGCACCCTCCTGGGGGCAGCCAGGCGGCCACGCTGGCCTGGCTCCGACTGCGCCGGAGGGTCTGGATTAGGGGCTGGGGGCGAGGCCTGTGCTAACCTACATCGTGTCTAGGGGTCTGGGAGCAGCAGCCGCCCTCGTCCCCGTGTTCCCGAGGAGGGAACAGAGGTGCCGCCAACTGAGCTTCCAGCTGAGGGTCGTGTGGGCAGGGCGGGCAGAGCGGACAGAGCAGGGGGCCCCTGCTGGTGCTGGGTGATGGGAGACCAAGGGGGACAGAGTGCAGCCAGAGCAGACaggaggggtgtgggggggggggcgtcccgCAGGGCTCCCCACACACCAGCTTGGATGGCAGTCTCCCCAGAAACCCTGCAGCCCTGCAGAGCTCGGCCCGCTCCCGGCTCGGGTTTCAGGTGCAGGCGACACCGGGCACACAGCCACCAGCCTCCTTGCAGTTCTGGGTAGATGTTTTTTAAAGGCGCCTGCTAGGACTCAGCTCTGCAGTGCAGTCCCCGGCCCCCTGTTGACAGGCCAATGGCCACCACTGCTCTGCTGTTTGAGAAGGCACTTGGATGTTGGCGGCTGTCCCATCGGCCATACCCTCCACCAGCAGGGTCCAGAACGACCCATCCCTGAAGAACCTGCCCCCCCACCAAGTGTTCACAAACTCCTCTTCATCCTTCGAAACCTCACTGTGTAGCTGCttctgacccccaccccaccttccacCAAACGGCGGGCCAGGCCCCCCCAGCTGGGAGGTCACGCTGGCCTGAGGGGATTCGTAACTTGGATCCCTGGGCCCTGCAAGCCCCAGGACCGCAGGCAAGCCTGGCCCAGCTCCGAGACAGACAGTGCTTCCAGGGGCTGCAGAGGAGACCCAGCGGGGAGGCAGGCTGCCCA comes from the Phacochoerus africanus isolate WHEZ1 chromosome 4, ROS_Pafr_v1, whole genome shotgun sequence genome and includes:
- the IFITM10 gene encoding LOW QUALITY PROTEIN: interferon-induced transmembrane protein 10 (The sequence of the model RefSeq protein was modified relative to this genomic sequence to represent the inferred CDS: inserted 1 base in 1 codon), yielding MGWLCREAWQVSDLSSKEASVIRGLERDTGPRGRGLQQAAEEQHRPPRAPPRPPPRALPTPRSSRRDAERRDSQRPAGRRKDARGAAQGRARGPRSRQGGWLPASARALGVPAAAPWAGLGAGRCARGRSPGGCRVPRLAAVSEPLPLLCECHSARPFTWRRLRALGVCRGLEGPAAALAIVPDVSAGASVQAQGPGQYPAPLGXPASTTDSTQEARVPLDGAFWIPRPPAGSPKGCFACVSKPPALQAPAAPAPEPSASPPMAPTLFPMESKSSKADSVRAAGAPQACKHLAEKKTMTNPATVIEVYPDTTEVNDYYLWSIFNFVYLNFCCLGFIALAYSLKVRDKKLLNDLNGAVEDAKTARLFNITSSALAASCIILVFIFLRYPLTDY